The Microplitis demolitor isolate Queensland-Clemson2020A chromosome 9, iyMicDemo2.1a, whole genome shotgun sequence genomic sequence cAGACGTCTGCTAACTTCCATATCATGTTATCCgacgtcttataatttttggattttttttaaagcgataaattatataaaaaaaaaatatttgaaaaaaatgcacttgtagttttttaaattttctacatatgcatatttttagatttttttttttttaattaattaatagaaaaaaaaattcaaaaattgttaattgtctactaacttcaaATCAtgacttttgaataaaaaaaataaatttcaaaatcatttttaccttaatttcgaaaaaatttctattggaAACTAATGgctctaataaaaaaaatcaaaatttgaggttttcaaaattacaaattacaaaaaagttttcctCCGTCTACTCAAATTCAAAACTTCCACACCGAATTAATTTTCACATAATAGTATAACATTTATCGACGTACAATTGCGTGGAAAAAGCAAATcgacaatgaaaataattccacactatctttttttttcttattttttttttcttttaaatattatttaagccaaatacttaataatcaaatttatttttactcgtttacataattaatcaaccacatatataatacatgGATTATTGATCTTTGGCTAATGCATAATTTCGGAAGTGctttacattatttacaaattcaatgaaaagtaattaaattctgtattaatgaaaaaaaaataataataataaataaaactaataaataaaaaaaatttccgtccaaaactaaattaaatttttaaattttaacttcaattaaattgtcaatatgttgcattaaatgaattatatttgtaaCAAATACTAGATTAATTACTTGTTGTGTAATGAGGGCACACATACGTAGTGTATTCGTACATATatgacagtaattttttttaaatttctatgtaTTTGTGTGTTGtcagtataattattattattatttattaatttgttatcattatcattattattattattataattattattataattaattaaactatttcaGCAAATCAATCGAGCATAATAAAAACACTAGACTGCTACCAGCCACCACCCCCACTATGGggtaaatgtaaatttctTGACAAAACTGAGCGCACGTCTTGAGTAAAACGAAGTGCATCTAATACAGGTAATAAACTTAATAATGCTGTATCACCAGCATCACTGAACCATGATTTTATTGGTATTGCATTATctgtaatcaataaattttttttatattattaaattatctgtaAGTGAGCAGTAATGTGTGCTAAGTCTGGTTATAAGCAATCGTGTGctatagattttattaataattttctgttCGATAAATATCGATTGTAAATCACAagactgttaaaaaaaattttataatagataaatGTTCAGTGAACGGTAGCtggtatttataaatagttatGGGGAAATTGCggtgtgaaaattttatgtaattaatgataattgataaaattgaaaCTCGAAGAAAATCTGGAAAACTCGTCTAAGGGTCAGCTTCGAAATCCagctgttttcaagctcagGTCTCTCCCTAAAATATCACTGGACACAAAAAGTTTACACGcatacacatatacacacacGCATACGACCGGAAGTCCATTCAGTAAGTAATTTTCTAGGAGTTCAAAATGCCGAGATctaatgaaaactcgattttcaaaaatcgaaacaatttccctttttttttttaatttttatagcgggaagtttgaaaatttgaaaacggAGTGCAAAGAAATTGCAGattctcatttattttcatggtgtaattttccataattcccatgattaaatttccttaaaatttctcaaaattttcttaattttctattcgaaaaaattaatcaatttaaaagcggcaacttttcttttttttttaattttaaatttttatagcgggaaatttaaaaatttgaaaacggAGTACAGAGAAATTGCAGattctcatttattttcatggtGTAATTTTCCATAATCATGATTAAATTTCCTTAAAATTTCTCTGAATTTTCCTAATTATCTattcgaataaatttaaacgcgggaaaaaaatatttaaattcaaaattaaataaaacacaaagtgaaattaataaaatacgagTGTGTTTTAAAgatggcaaaaaaaatatatataaaatgtatgtagCTTGGAACCAGACtggtatatttatttcttacgtGGATAAGCTCGGTAAGCACCAGGACTGTTGTCAAGTATAAAAACTGACGTTAAATCGGAACAAATAGCTGCTAAGTCCTTAGTATATGATCCCATTTCAGGAGTACAGTGTTGTCTGTAATATCTACGTCTAAGTATGCCACGATTGTTGTCCAATTTGTCAGCAACTGCAGCTCCATAAATTTCCATTGATGCTGTGAATACAACCAACTCGTACctgtttaataaaatcattttattattaacattttcatatatttaagttattatATACTCAATACTTTTACtttcaataatcaataaaattttaaaataattgatgttCTATAGACgttcaattaatcaattatttaaatgtattaaaaattaccataaaatatataattgttcGTTTACTTACCACTGACTTAcaatatccaaaaaaaaatcaacatgaGGTCTTTTGTGGACGAAAAATCTCACTGGGTGTCGATCAATTGTCACCTTCAGTACAAAATCCGGTGGAGTTCCTGGTCTGACTGTCGGTCTTGCTACTCCATCATGATGTGAATGTATTAATGTTTCGTCTAAGTCTAACACTAGTACTTTTCTCTTCACTAtacctgaaaaaaataaataaaacatcttTTTAATGTTTACTTCATTCTTCagacttaaattattttttcccagtgcagatcgatatttttttaatttaaaaaaaaaagttcatacaGGGTGAAGTAATCAGTCTCCagctcatatttattttttaaaaaaatttattaaatttttggtttgttaattgatgtaaaaaatagttaattataaacatatgCTACTGGGATATactaatatatcaatacaagtATTaacaatagataaaaaaaaattaacatacttAATCGATGTTTTGACAGTGGTGATagtggaaaaatttcatatttaaccGGTTGCATCTgtgaaatctaaaaaaaaaaatacaattatttataatcaattaatttattaattaatattattgttaattaattattaattaacaataattatggACAAAGAACTTTGGATAATGAAAGTAGCAGACGTCagacaattttgaaatttttataaaaaaaaaaaattcgaaatttaaaagattttttattttgaatttttaaaaattttcttctataAGTATTTTAGTTGTTCGTtaacaagaaataaatttttgtctgctacttttattatcaataactttGACCATCAGGGTAATTTGGACCTCTTTCtacttggattttttttatcataaaatctTGATCAATCTCGAGATCTTTTAGATttcataaatgaaattattttaaatcaaaatatgtaacccagaataaaaaaaggccAAGTTATCAAAGTTGGCTGCGATAATTTATTCAGAATTTACTGAAagtataaacatttattaaaatttatcacattagatctataaataagtaaacatTCATATACTTTCAATacattgttgaaaaaaatatacacagaTTTATGAGTAAATATGAGTAGTGCATATTAATAAGTTATGaagtaatgaaatatattttttgtataaaaatagatgagtgtaataagtaaataatgacCCTGGAGTTAGcaggcaattaaaaattttttaattttatttttttatttaatttaaaaagtatgcaCACCCAAGTAGCAGACTTGGCTTTATGACATCAATTAGATATCAGTTTTGCGGCTGTTTTTTTGACCCATTAGGACaccaaaatgttgacaaaatcagaaattttattctaaagttgacagctaattaataatttaaaaaaaaatatgcacaccCAAGTACTAGACTTGGTTTCGTGACATCAATAAGATATTAATTTGCGGCTGTTTTTTGACCCATTAGGACaccaaaatgttgacaaaatcagaaattttattctaaagttgacagctaattaataatttaaaaaaaaatatgcacaccCAAGTACTAGACTTGGTTTCGTGACATCAATAAGATATTAATTTGCGGCTGTTTTTTGACCCATTAGGACaccaaaatgttgacaaaatcagaaattttattctaaagttgacagctaattaataatttaaaaaataaatatgcacACCCAAGTACTAGGCTTGGTTTCGTGACATCAATAAGATATCAGTTTTGCGGCTGTTTTTTGACccattaataaatcattaaaatgttGACAAAATCCAAAATATGATCTTGAAGTTAGCAGCCAATTAGCAgtttacagatttttttttttactcattaaaAAGAAAACCAAAAACATGCACACCCAATTAAGTGATTTTGTGATGATACGGGTAGCCatctaataactttttgatttttgaaaaacgataaattattcaaaaaaaaaaatattttgaaatattgcacttgtagttttttttatttcctacatgtgcatttttttttttttttttttttttaaattaacttgttaaaaaaaacaataaaaaattcgtaatTGTCTgccaacttcaggatcatatttTGTGACATCCAAAAGATATCAATTTTGATGTTACTTTTTACTCCGTCAACTACCAAAACGTTGACAAAACCAAaaaacgtcaaaaaaaaaaaaaaacttgacacGTGACGTCAAAAATCTGTCATCAGATGACTTTTttcccagaaaaaaaaaaaaacacaaatgaCTCCTGGACCAATATCCtaacataaaaaaactaaggtcaaaaaaaattctcagcaACCTGGGGCCTgaataaaaaactgaaatttaaaaatttaaaaaaatttatcgcatttaaaattgaaaagttaCCAGActgctaacttcagtaccacaaataaataaataaataaataaaagaggtGCAATGCACCAACTTACGGCTCTAACCTGCTTCTTTAGAAGAAAGCAGATGCAGGTCCACACACGTGAAGCCATTAGAAGGAAAGCCCTCATCCCCGTTTGCAATTGTTTCAGCATTTCTATTACTCATATAACCGGTTAAAACTCTTTGGTTGTACACACGGTAATTAAATGCATACaaccttattttattaaggacaatatttataaatatatatatgtatatattttatttaaaatagttttaccATGACACATCCACCAATAAGACACTAAAATACCCTAATACAAGTTGTATATTTGTACAAGTAAACAAACTCGGTATTATATCATCCTGCATTTGTGagttatcatattttttagctaatttcaaattcttttttaataactatcaaattaatgataaaagtCATCAGGTATTTTAGTTAACTCATTTAATTTGTACGCGGATCCACTAATAATTTGTCGGGATCAAAATCACTAAATCTTAAACTTACACGGAcattgtcttttatttaaCAGGGACacgattattatatttatgtatatatgtgtattttaTACGCGAATATATGTTATGCTGATGATGAAAAATGTTGTAATCAAGTTTATTGTCTTGGTTCTGTGGTTTTTCTAAGGTCAATATGGCGGGTTgtggcgcgaaatttgaattttgaaaatttgacaTTTGGGTGACAGACGAAAtgtcaatgatttttttttaaatttgaagtgattttgaattaatttaaaaaaaaaaaaatggacatgtagaaaattaaaaaaactatgggtgcaattttttaaaatatttttttttttgtaatttatgggttttaatgaatttcaaaaattactagacTAATCtcagtataattttatgaacggagtcagcagacaattaacaatttttttttgacagtaattaaaaaaaaaaaaaaaaaaaaaatgcatgtgtagaaaataaaaaaaactatgggtgtaattttttaaaatatttttttttgtaatttatgggttttaataaatttaaaaaattactagacttatttcagtatcataattttaatctaataattttaaaatttttgaaaaatgataaattataaaaaaaaaacacatttaaaaaattgcacttgtagctttttgaattttctacatgtgcatatttttcttttttttttttcgcaattgatttgttgaaaaaaaaaaattcaaaaactgttaattgtctgctagcttcaggattattaatttttcgattttttttttcagaattttatgaaagaaacaaaaataaaaattgagcGAAGACTCATGACACAGATTCCGATTATAGAGACGATCAATAACCTAGATCCCGATGACACAGACTGATCTTCTTACTTATCAACCGCaagtctaaaaaaattatcagtttcTCAGAAACTTGATGACAATTTATTGCCgccaagtttatttaaatgtgtCACAAAGTcacacatttaaataaaaggaaaaatgtaagaactattaataataataataataataataataataataataataataataataataacaataataatatttaatttattaattttaacaattattaatttttttgagttacgaGGTTGATATATGAAAATAcgaatttaaatgtaaaatatatatcctatatacttaataataatttatttacaatgagagaactagtattattattataaattatgacgataaaaaaaataattttttgagcagcataaatgtataaaatcaatcccagtattttatttttccatccCAACCGGCAGCGGCGAGGCGGAATGGCTCATGAGGATGCCATAGTGTAGCCATCGCTAATCATtcgttaaataaatcatttgttaaaaataacaaaattgattctgttctaataaaatttagttgtcctaaaaataaattatagtttaacagaatttaacaaaaccaatttaattgttcgcagagaaattatttctcagtgtacgtatttttatttaccaccctcctaacaaaaaaatcaataattcttTATCAGTTCTCTTACGAGGGCGCTTATCCACACTACTATTTACTTCAGTCTCTGTTATgctttttgtaatttatcagaggccacaatttttttttattaactaattaatagaactaataataaattaataaataaatgtaagtacaattgtctattttttaaatttaaatgtcactaaaatagaattaattataaaaatacaaattttattaaataatttctagaTTTTACCGAATATTAAAATGGAAAGTGGACTAGGATATTCATATCATCTGCCTTCAGGGGGATGGAGTTCGAAAATTCGTAACACGTTGACACAATTCAGCGATTTGTTtagtgaatttaataaatatattgcacCTGCCTATCATCATGATCGATGTGAAAGGTAATTAATTAgctgattgattaattattgtagtacttatttgtttattattgcaGATCAGTACCAATGCGCCTTTACTCGATGCACAAACGCGAGTTCGTTATGGTGTTTGTTGCATTTTTCGCGTGTTTTGGTCTCGCAGTTTTTATAGGACTCGCTGGGCCACCGATAACTTCGACAGTCGAAGAAAAAGCTAAGCTAAATGCCACAGATATGGCCACTGGgccatttattatgaaaactCCAGCTCTGTCAACTTATAGCCAGCAGTTGTGGGTCATTGCCAAGTTCTCGACGTCAAATACTGatggtttgaattttttttttatttataattttttatgataccagCATTGGAACTTTAAGTTCCAGTGTCAGCCAGGTGAAACAAGCGAGTTTCAGTCCAAAGCAAATTAATATCAGCAGACGCGTAAATTCTCAATGCCGTCAGCGGCGGAAACAAACTTGTTTCAGCTGaggaataaacaaataatgtcTCTGCCCGGTGACTGAACGCCTCAGCAATTTAAACTCTGATACttgtaatttgtttattagtCATTTCAgagcattaattttatttacgtaaatgacagttctgactgtaattaagttttataaaaattagtgtcaataataactagtatttatagtttctgcttaattataaatttaaaatgacaatttacgCTTACGCTGATAGTTGATTGCACCATTGCTagaaaattaacttgtttctgactggctgctgacactgaaactttaagttccaatgcaggtgatcatgaaaaatatcgGGCATGTTCAGAAAAACACTCTGGagattgataaatatttatccagGCGATTAGTAAGTGGAAACTCACGTGGTTTAATTAAAACCAGAGGAACGAAAGAGTACCTAACACCTCATTTACCTTCTCCGTAAAATTAATCAACGCATTGAGGCAGTCGATTTGTTCCCTGGTTCAACCAGATAATATTTGTCAGCGCAGAAGCTGCATCTTTATCTTCCAGAGTTTATTTCTGAACATCCCTAGTGTGTAACTCTGAatgaaacacgatttcagaccgGGTGATGTCAGCCTTCACTCGCAGTCTGAAATCcttttgtttcatcccttgtcgcacgatatactatttattaatgctTGAAGTTAGAGACAATTGACTGATTGATTGGTTTCTAGATGAGAGATATGACAAGAGTTTTCAAGTCAGTGTTAAAATAGACGGAATAAATGAAGATGACAAGTTGGTTTCGGTGCTGGAAAGTGAAACTGCACATCGCAATAGGACGAGACATTTAAAATGTGAGAGACAAGTGTGCGAAGAATTAATTGTCGCACATTTGGGATCTCTTGATTATACGCATTATATATTAACAGTAAGATTTTATGGCCTCGAGGGCTTCCATCAGCGGTATTCAATACGAGACTTGAGTTTTTATGtacgtaataaatttttctttgcttgtaattaagaaatttatttgaattttaattttttggtctGGAACTggtacaagaaattttttattcataaattaatatctcgtaattttataaattaaaaaaaattattatttaaaacagttcaaaaattacaaccCAGCGTTCACGCAAATTGAAATATGGTTCAGATTAATATTTCTACTCGCCACTTTTATAATCACGGTAACTactaatcaatcaattaattaatcaattgattaactaattagtcaataattaaaattaaaatactctAGTGTTGGTTTGGCCACTCACTGAAAAAATACCCAATGAACGATTGGTCAATTGAACAAAAATGGGTGTCAGTATTACTTCCACTACTTATTCTTTACAATAGTAAGtccataaaaaacaaattaataagtaaacttatttttaatcaccagtaattaattaaatattaattacagacCCATTTTTTCCAAtgatatttcttataaattcatGGGTACCAGGAATGCTGGACGCAGTCATGCAGACAACTTTCCTCTGTGCGATTTTAATGTTCTGGCTCTGTGTTTATCACGGCCTGAGACAAGTAATCACTCATCAAACTCATTAATTaatcacttaattaattaataatggcATATTTACAGCTCTGCTATTAGCGGCTCTACCAAAAATGAAACTCTATTACTATTTAGTAGACTTTTTTATTgagagaattttaaatatggcggatattttattgaagagaaattttttacgtaaacTTTGTGACAGACTTTGACAGGTGAAGACTTTGACTCTATAGATTCTTATATGGGTTCCTATGGAATTGACACCATGTAAAATCCATATAGGAATCCAGCCTAGATTTCTATGTGGGTTCCCATGGTGTTTTTGGATAGATtctcatataaaaaattctgataTAGATTCTTATATGGGCTTCTATGGGAATTTACACCATGCGaaatccatatgggaatctaGTATGGATTTCCACGTGGATTTCTACCTCGATTTCTCATAGGAATCTGCATCATGTCAAAAAGGGAATCCAGATACTCACAGTTTCTTATGTGGATTtcccatatgggaatccagaTACCCAtggattcttatataaatccatactttCCTATATGATGAATACCTATTGATTTCCATGTAATCCCATGGATTTTGATAGGgcagaattttatttttcataaagcCGCTTATAGCAGAGTCTTAAATAcgcgataataataaattataataaaatttagaatgaCAGAAGactattaacattttatttaccaAAATTGTTGGTAATCGGATCACTATGGTGTTCATCACTTACTTTGGCCACGTGGTTAAGATGGACAGAGCTTGAAGATCCGACTTATGATTACGCACTCGATACATcaaattattatgtaatttttaattatatatttttataatacttaactttaattagttaactaattaagtaattaattgattaattaattttttttagggatTTAAAGTCTTCTTTTTTACTGttggatttatttatattgcgtacttattattattgatgttgAAAGCCTACAGTGAATTGCGCGCAATGCCATATTTtggtaagttaattaattaattaattaattagttatttaattaattaatatacttgttattttattttttttaagatctaAGATTAAGATTTCTGACATTACTGGCAGTGATAGTAGCAGCGGTATGTGGAATAGTGACATCAAGACATTTTGGTGCTGGAGTACTAGAAGATAGTTTTGCGTCGCGTTTATCAACTTATTACCGTACAAG encodes the following:
- the LOC103575089 gene encoding CTD nuclear envelope phosphatase 1 homolog isoform X3 → MLKQLQTGMRAFLLMASRVWTCICFLLKKQVRAISQMQPVKYEIFPLSPLSKHRLSIVKRKVLVLDLDETLIHSHHDGVARPTVRPGTPPDFVLKVTIDRHPVRFFVHKRPHVDFFLDIVSQWYELVVFTASMEIYGAAVADKLDNNRGILRRRYYRQHCTPEMGSYTKDLAAICSDLTSVFILDNSPGAYRAYPHNAIPIKSWFSDAGDTALLSLLPVLDALRFTQDVRSVLSRNLHLPHSGGGGW
- the LOC103575089 gene encoding CTD nuclear envelope phosphatase 1 homolog isoform X2; the protein is MCHEMLKQLQTGMRAFLLMASRVWTCICFLLKKQISQMQPVKYEIFPLSPLSKHRLSIVKRKVLVLDLDETLIHSHHDGVARPTVRPGTPPDFVLKVTIDRHPVRFFVHKRPHVDFFLDIVSQWYELVVFTASMEIYGAAVADKLDNNRGILRRRYYRQHCTPEMGSYTKDLAAICSDLTSVFILDNSPGAYRAYPHNAIPIKSWFSDAGDTALLSLLPVLDALRFTQDVRSVLSRNLHLPHSGGGGW
- the LOC103575089 gene encoding CTD nuclear envelope phosphatase 1 homolog isoform X1; the protein is MCHEMLKQLQTGMRAFLLMASRVWTCICFLLKKQVRAISQMQPVKYEIFPLSPLSKHRLSIVKRKVLVLDLDETLIHSHHDGVARPTVRPGTPPDFVLKVTIDRHPVRFFVHKRPHVDFFLDIVSQWYELVVFTASMEIYGAAVADKLDNNRGILRRRYYRQHCTPEMGSYTKDLAAICSDLTSVFILDNSPGAYRAYPHNAIPIKSWFSDAGDTALLSLLPVLDALRFTQDVRSVLSRNLHLPHSGGGGW
- the LOC103575088 gene encoding transmembrane protein 181 isoform X1 produces the protein MCHKVTHLNKRKNILPNIKMESGLGYSYHLPSGGWSSKIRNTLTQFSDLFSEFNKYIAPAYHHDRCERSVPMRLYSMHKREFVMVFVAFFACFGLAVFIGLAGPPITSTVEEKAKLNATDMATGPFIMKTPALSTYSQQLWVIAKFSTSNTDDERYDKSFQVSVKIDGINEDDKLVSVLESETAHRNRTRHLKCERQVCEELIVAHLGSLDYTHYILTVRFYGLEGFHQRYSIRDLSFYFKNYNPAFTQIEIWFRLIFLLATFIITCWFGHSLKKYPMNDWSIEQKWVSVLLPLLILYNNPFFPMIFLINSWVPGMLDAVMQTTFLCAILMFWLCVYHGLRQNDRRLLTFYLPKLLVIGSLWCSSLTLATWLRWTELEDPTYDYALDTSNYYGFKVFFFTVGFIYIAYLLLLMLKAYSELRAMPYFDLRLRFLTLLAVIVAAVCGIVTSRHFGAGVLEDSFASRLSTYYRTSAQFMALYGLLNFYLYTMAYVYSPGLQQIYGQHSSITKDNPTFSMINDSDEDVLYGSDEDSRRPLTRATRNTDDSD
- the LOC103575088 gene encoding transmembrane protein 181 isoform X2 — translated: MESGLGYSYHLPSGGWSSKIRNTLTQFSDLFSEFNKYIAPAYHHDRCERSVPMRLYSMHKREFVMVFVAFFACFGLAVFIGLAGPPITSTVEEKAKLNATDMATGPFIMKTPALSTYSQQLWVIAKFSTSNTDDERYDKSFQVSVKIDGINEDDKLVSVLESETAHRNRTRHLKCERQVCEELIVAHLGSLDYTHYILTVRFYGLEGFHQRYSIRDLSFYFKNYNPAFTQIEIWFRLIFLLATFIITCWFGHSLKKYPMNDWSIEQKWVSVLLPLLILYNNPFFPMIFLINSWVPGMLDAVMQTTFLCAILMFWLCVYHGLRQNDRRLLTFYLPKLLVIGSLWCSSLTLATWLRWTELEDPTYDYALDTSNYYGFKVFFFTVGFIYIAYLLLLMLKAYSELRAMPYFDLRLRFLTLLAVIVAAVCGIVTSRHFGAGVLEDSFASRLSTYYRTSAQFMALYGLLNFYLYTMAYVYSPGLQQIYGQHSSITKDNPTFSMINDSDEDVLYGSDEDSRRPLTRATRNTDDSD